One segment of Pyrococcus sp. ST04 DNA contains the following:
- a CDS encoding DUF257 family protein, whose product MERNLIGKMILDEIKNGDVAIIEYPSTFPVHELLWDNLILNFIEEFEVVIDDFFGIGDIMFRTYIRRVSPEKYKMIMENVVGNVKAVKIGPGKVSYSEVIEEIPLTYDLSEFIKLYYPGIREILAKSSKKVIFLTVGLAEYLYFGREKALETIILSRSVLPIEDWTSVYLLNIDLAPEKSVAALEEISPLVIYVSNKGILVKKG is encoded by the coding sequence ATGGAGAGAAACCTCATAGGTAAAATGATTCTTGATGAAATAAAGAATGGGGATGTTGCAATAATCGAATACCCAAGCACCTTTCCAGTTCACGAACTCCTTTGGGATAACCTCATTTTAAATTTCATAGAAGAGTTTGAAGTAGTCATAGATGACTTTTTTGGAATTGGAGACATAATGTTCAGAACCTACATAAGGAGAGTTTCTCCGGAAAAATACAAGATGATTATGGAGAACGTTGTGGGAAATGTGAAAGCGGTGAAAATAGGACCGGGGAAAGTAAGCTACAGTGAAGTAATAGAAGAGATCCCCCTAACTTATGATCTCTCCGAGTTCATAAAGCTGTATTATCCTGGAATAAGAGAAATACTTGCGAAATCCTCAAAAAAGGTGATATTCCTCACAGTAGGCCTTGCAGAGTACCTGTATTTTGGAAGAGAAAAAGCACTAGAAACAATAATCCTCAGTAGGAGCGTTCTACCCATAGAAGACTGGACGTCCGTTTATCTACTTAACATAGACCTCGCCCCAGAAAAGAGCGTTGCTGCATTGGAGGAGATAAGCCCACTAGTTATTTACGTCTCAAATAAGGGAATACTG